Part of the Triticum urartu cultivar G1812 chromosome 2, Tu2.1, whole genome shotgun sequence genome, AATGTTGATGATTGTTTCTATGTGTTGTTGGTTGTTTTGGCGTGACTTTTGTAGGACATGCTTGCTTTGTTTGTTTTAAATTTATTTAGCGTGTGCAACCTTTACTAACTTTTAAGATTATGTTGTTGCATAGATCAAGTGTACTTGATCAATTTGATATTTATATATTATCACTTATAACAGAGAATATGTTGACAGTGCACGTATGTATGGAGCTAGGTTGGCAAGCGAGGTATGTCTTCACCATTTTTCGGTTTCTGTAATGTGCAAGGTGGCTCATGATTTACCCATGGTTTGCTAATTGTgttgcttgcttaaatattaatCTCACTACTACTGTGGTTGCTTTTGTTGTATTATGTGACTGCTCTTAGTACTGAATATAATATAACCTGGTTGGGTTTTGTTATCTTATGACACTTCTTTAGTGCTGAATTTTATACTATGTTGCTTTTGAACAAACTAAATATTTCTACTATGCCATGGGCATATAAATTAAGTTATTGTGCTGGCTAAACATGCCTCACAATTATAATATACATGACACAAACGCGTAGCTATAAATGTTAGGAGAAATTCTaatggatggagggagtatagaGGGAGCACTTGTTCCAgctaaaaaaaaaaaaaactctACCTTTTAATGCAGGCTTACTACCGAGTAGTCATAACATTTAATGAGAAAAGAGTGTAAAACAATAAACAAGATTATCTAAGATACTAGACTAGGATACTATACACTATTTGGACGCTGCGATTTGGCTCCCGGACTCATCTGCTCCGCGGATGAACAGTAAAATGTAAGAAAATAGAAAATATATGCATGCAAGATGCTCAAATGTGTTATCTCCGTGCCAAATTTGGTCGTGTTTCGACATTTAAGTAGCTCttggaaaaaagaaaaaactcaAACCAAATCAATGATGCTCTGGCTACGAACAGCCGTAGGAGTACTCCGAAGGACCAGAAACTGCTGTGCTTCATGGTAACATGcttgctactccctccgttcctaaatacatgtctttctaggcatttcaacaagtgactatatacagagcaaaatgagtgaatctacactctaaaatatgtctatatacatccatatgtaatagtcatttgaaatgtctagaaatacaaatatttaagaacggagggaATAGATCGGATCGAGGTGCCAGCCATTTCATACTCCATTTGATGCAATACACAATTGACCGAGGAGTATCACATTTGATGCAGCCTGTCAAACCGTGTTGCAAACTCCAATGTACACCGTGCCCCATAAATAGACTCCACAATTTCATACACTTGCTTAGATTCTGTTAATTTACTATGTAACAGTATCGCTGTAATTCGCATATACAACCACAGTCAAAAGTAAGGCTACAAGTTGAGATTGTTCAATATTTAACTCTTCACACAAGGAATCTGAACAAGAAAGCAAAAGAATGATCATTTTGACAGTTTGATCCTCTCCAGTGGCAAAATCACGTCCTCCTCCAATTCCGCCGCTGCTCCGCGACCCGCCGCAGCATGCCGTCGATCATGACGTCCATGGCGTCCTTCATGCCGCCGCCGAGCCCATCCTTGTCCGCGGCGGAGTAGACCAACCGCGGTATCATCTCCACCACGCGCTCCCTCATCTGCCGCACCCGCGCCTCTGGGATGGCCGCCAGCACGCCGCGCACGGTCACGTTGCCGGCGCGCAGCTCGTCGCGATCGATGAAGACGGACCACTCCCCTTCTTGGCCGTCTTCGGTCGGCAGGTACCAGTGGTACTGAAGGTACGCGGTCCGCCGCCAGAACAGCACCGGCACGGCCCCGGCCACCATGCAGTCGAACAGCGAGCGGCGCGTGAAGCTGTCCCCGCGCGGCTGCACGCAGAACCGCGCGCCCATGAACAGCTCCAGGACGAGCGCGTTGTCCTTGATGCACTTGCCCTCGGCGCAGTCCAGCGCGCCGCACGCCGCCCCCGCGGCCTGGCAATCGCTGAGCAGCAACGCGCGGAAGTCGCCCTTGATGGCCGACCGCGGCGCGCCGGCGAAGGCGAACAGCCTGGGGCGCGGGACTGACGTGACGTGCTGCTGCCACGCGCGCGCGTCGGCCGCGGTGCGCGGGTGGAATCCGGTCGGGTATGGTATGCCGACGTCCATGGCGTCCCATGGCTCGCGCTCGATGACGAGGCGGGTGACGTTGGCGACCCCGGGCATGGCGAGGAAGCTGCCGCCCCACCCGCCGCTCGGACTGCGGCGGAAGTCCCAGGTAATGCGGCCCAGCGCGAGGAAGTGGTCCCAGCCATTGGACCGCTTGTAGTACGGCTGCGCGTGAAGCCACGAAAGCAGCGCGACGCAGTCCCTGTCCCGGTCGGCGTCCGTGGCGTTCGCCGACCACAGGTGGCGCCCGACGGCCAGCCCCGCGTAGAACGGCACGAAGAACGCCGCGGCGCGCGCCGGGTCGGTGGTGCGGCACCGGTGCGAGAGCAGGCGACGGTGGACGATGTGCTCGAGCGCGAACTGGTCGGAGGAGTGCCACGACCCAAGAAGCTCGGCCGGCAGGATCGTCGACAAGCTGGTCCCTTCCGCCGGAAACCCGAGCCCGTCGTTGGTGAGGTAGGGGCAAACCGAGTACATCGGCATCAGCGTATCACACATGGCGAGCAGATCCTCGTTGAAGACGGCCGGGAGGTCGTAGACGTACACGAGCCCACCCCGGCACCCGGAGTCCTCGGTGCCGCGGCTGGGCGGCTCCGGTACGGAAGAGGAGGTTGCGGCAGCGGTGGAGGCAAGCTTGGACGGCGGCGCGGAGCGGAAGGCGACGAAGAGGAGGAGCTGGAAGGCGAAGAAGGCGCCGAGGAGGATTGATACGAGGCGCTGGCGGCGCGCGGTGGGGTTCGGCGGCTCGGGACGGTACATCCCGGCCATGGTGGGTGGCTGGGTGGGGTGGAGGAGCTCTGAGCTTGCTGTGGATCGCGGCGTCGGCGTGGGGATGATTTGAGGCGAGCTGGGGGAGGGCCACCAGCACCAGCGCGAGGGGAGAACGTGGGGGCGCAGTACGGGGAGAGGAGCGGGGATTGGGAGATGCGGACGGATGGAGATGGCCGGAGATCGCGCTGTGCTGTGCTGGGGAAGTGGTGCAGATTGGGAGTAGTGGCAGAGGACTTGCCCTGCTTTCGGTTAAGGTTGTTCAGCATTGCCACGGAAGGATATGTGCTCGACACTTGAGACTTCAGGTAGACTCCGGCCAAGGGCATCTGTGCTCGACACTTGAGACTTCAGGTAGACTCCGGCCAAGGGCATCTGTGCTCGACACTTTTTGTTAGGGAATTGTTATCTGGGGAACCGTTCGCAAGGGGGCTAACCCCAGTGAATGTTCTCCCTTCCGTCTCAAGATGGCAACCGGGACAAAACCCGCCGGTTTTGCTTGCTCAAACCTGTCCGCACAAGAAAATCGCAAGCTTATCCCTGCCCCCGTCAACGTACACGGGTCAGTTTTTTGCCCGGACCCTAAACCCGTCAGGTTTTCTGAACCCGCGAGGAACCCGTCATCGCGAGCAGTCAGTGAaaacatgttgggttggcatcgAGCGGTGGCTGCGAGATGGCATCGAGCGGTGGCTGCGAGATGGCATCGAGCGGCGGTGGCGGGAGGAAAAGCTCTAGGTTTAGGTTTAGGTGGTGTGCTGCCGTGTGCGGGAGCGAGTTGAGGAGCAAGTAGCGACTGACATAAGGGTTTACCGAGCGAGGGGTGTGGAGGACTGGAGGTCGTGTGATTTGGGGCTGGGGCGCTGGGGCTAGGCCGGTCATGTATGGATCATCGAACGGGTAGAATTTGGTGTATGAGTGGATATGCAACGTATTTTGACAGGTATATGGCGGGGTTCAGGTTCATGTACTACTGAAAACTGGGTTGAACCCGTGAAACATGTTGGGTTTTATAATGAGCCCAGCAGCAGCCCCGCGGAGTTAGAACGACGTCCATCCCTGTCCTTAATAGGATAAAACACCCGCGAGGACGCGGGTTTCAGGGTCGCATTGCCATCACGATTTCCGTCGCATGAAACGGGCGCCCACGTTACTGGGCTGAGAGGGCCTTTATGAATATTTTGTGTTTAAAATGCACATATATTTTTCAATCCCGAAAATCCCCCTTTTCTCATTTTCTCACTTGGCAATTTTCCTTTTTATAGCATGGCATTTTTTAAGAGGATAGCATTTTTATTATTGAGAGATGACATTTTTTATTTTAAATGGCATGGAAGTTTTATTACTAAGCGCATGGCATTTTTTTAATAACAATATGATGTCATTCTTATCAATAATCGAATGGCATTTTTATTATTGAGATATGAAATTTTTAGTTTTAGTGGCATGATAGTTTTATTACTAACCGGATGCCATTTTTATTAACAATATGGTGGCATTTTCTAAATAATAGTATGGCATAGGATAAAAATATATTATAAATAGGATCCCATTTTTTATGCTTGAGATGATGGGTTTTTATTCTTTTAGTggcatcacaattttatttttgGGGCGTATCTATATAAAAATATATCTAGAGGGTGGCAGATTTATAAAGTAGCACGACATTTTTTTCAAAGCATGGCATTTCTCGCTTTTATAATTTTGTGTTTTTCTCTTCGTGACATTTTTATCCCGAGAATGGCAGTTAATAATTTTGAGCTTTTTTTGTTCATGACATTTTTATGTTGAGGATGATTTTCTTTAAGTAGTTCAAAAAAAAGTAGAATGGGCCTCTAGGCCAAACCGGGGGTCGCGCTGGAGGAAGTACGAGCGAACCACGTGAAACAATCACTAGAGGGTGTCTACTGAGGGTTCCCGGTGCCGCCGTCACCATCTGAGAAATATAGGTCCCCTCACCTTCAGCTATCATCCCTGCGTTGAGAGGTGGGGGACATCGGATCTTTAGACCTGTATGTTCTTCGTCAACGTCTAGTGATCATCATAGTTTTGTGAGAATTTACCTCTTCGTTTGGCAGTGCCAAGAGATTAGAGAGTATTTTGTCCTCGTAGATCTGATTTTTTGGATATGATGAGTTTATATTGTCGTCTCAAGCTTTTTTGTTGGTTTGATTCTTTGTGGAGGTGAAAATTTTCATCGACACCATGGGTGAAGATATAGTGATTCAACAGCATGCACCTCTAGGGGATCATCCCCATCCCAAATACGTTCATCGATCAAGGTTTCCTATCTTTTTGGATGGGCGACTCAAGGCGCTTTCAAAAATCATTTTTGATAATGTTCGTGTAGGTGAAAGAGTGACAACATCATTACTCCAGTCTAATTGCAGCCTCTGCCAAAGTCTTTGAAGTATTTCTTTGAGCATAGATTGATACCGCGAACAAAGTGTTTGCAAGAGATTTCACTGTAATTCTTAGTCATAAGAGTTACTTTGTATTTTCTTTGATCTTAGGTCAAAGAAAGCCTACCTGTAATTGTTATAAGTATGACTGGGTAAATGCTCCTGTGTTGCTACGGGAGCCAAACAATTTTCAATGCAGCAAGAGCAAAATGAAAAATACACGGTGTTCTGAGATCACCAGACAATTTGCCCGATCTTATAAACATGTTGAGCCATATTAACATACAGAAGTATCAACTTTGCATAGCATACAATGTCAAAAGCTCTAGCATTGACTCATTCCTTCTTCTTTGCATGTAAAGTTGAAATGAATTTTTTCCTTCCTTATTTCATTCCAAAGTGGGAGTAATTGTTAGCAGGTCGAACTCAAAGTCCAAGAAATCCACATGCAATGAGAATGAGATCTTATAAACCCAACCTCGGCAAAAGATACATAAATCATGAAAGTGCTAGTATTTGGTATGTACCTCAATATGTGCATTGAGCCGCTTTTGAAGTTTTGACTGGAGATCGTATTTACTTCAGTGAGGTCAAAACCCTATAGTGATAAAAAAAAGGATGAAGATCATGAGGTAATAACTACATAATTTGTGGATGCACCATACAGACCAAAATAACAAATTATATCTTGACTACATGAATCTTATGCAACTGTAAATACACACACTTTGATATAAAAATTTCTTGCATACATTACGGAGCTAGCAGTAATTCATGCTTCATGAAAGGGTTCACTTTGGAATCATGACTATTAATAACTAATCAGCCATCAATAAAATTGGAAAAGTAAATTGAAGCTTCTTACCCACCAATATTGATATGATTTCTAGTAACACAATAGTTCACAGAAGTTGCATAAATTTCTGGAGGTACCTCGACATGACTTGGTTCAGAATGTTTCATGTAGGAGTGTTGTACATTGCCATATTTTTATTATCCCTGTACTGGTAAAAAAAATTAGGCACACTTTACACTTCGTGAAGGAGTTTGGATTGGTCCACACTATGCTGCAAAGCAACATCCAAAATAAACAGAATAAGCATTACCATCAGGGTTGT contains:
- the LOC125533824 gene encoding xyloglucan galactosyltransferase XLT2-like, whose amino-acid sequence is MAGMYRPEPPNPTARRQRLVSILLGAFFAFQLLLFVAFRSAPPSKLASTAAATSSSVPEPPSRGTEDSGCRGGLVYVYDLPAVFNEDLLAMCDTLMPMYSVCPYLTNDGLGFPAEGTSLSTILPAELLGSWHSSDQFALEHIVHRRLLSHRCRTTDPARAAAFFVPFYAGLAVGRHLWSANATDADRDRDCVALLSWLHAQPYYKRSNGWDHFLALGRITWDFRRSPSGGWGGSFLAMPGVANVTRLVIEREPWDAMDVGIPYPTGFHPRTAADARAWQQHVTSVPRPRLFAFAGAPRSAIKGDFRALLLSDCQAAGAACGALDCAEGKCIKDNALVLELFMGARFCVQPRGDSFTRRSLFDCMVAGAVPVLFWRRTAYLQYHWYLPTEDGQEGEWSVFIDRDELRAGNVTVRGVLAAIPEARVRQMRERVVEMIPRLVYSAADKDGLGGGMKDAMDVMIDGMLRRVAEQRRNWRRT